In the genome of Phlebotomus papatasi isolate M1 chromosome 2, Ppap_2.1, whole genome shotgun sequence, one region contains:
- the LOC129803162 gene encoding UPF0235 protein C15orf40 homolog — protein MIVTLKAFRNLRDHQAFGAFCRIERMSSKTKKSQKGSSGKSDQQSQKAPQEVSPVSTDKNGCIYIRVNAKPGAKHSQITDVSEDGVGIQICAPPVEGQANTELVKFLADTLGLRKSDVSLDRGSKSRQKIILLEKGCTTIENVLGILQKEAGSS, from the coding sequence ATGATAGTTACTCTTAAAGCATTTAGAAATTTACGAGACCACCAGGCGTTTGGAGCATTCTGTAGAATTGagagaatgtcatccaaaaCGAAGAAATCACAGAAAGGAAGTTCCGGGAAGTCTGACcagcaatcccaaaaagcccCTCAGGAAGTCTCTCCAGTATCGACAGACAAGAATGGATGCATATACATCCGGGTGAATGCAAAACCCGGCGCCAAGCACAGTCAAATAACAGATGTCAGTGAAGACGGCGTTGGGATTCAGATCTGTGCTCCTCCAGTCGAAGGACAAGCCAACACGGAGCTGGTAAAATTCCTCGCAGACACTCTTGGGCTTAGGAAAAGTGATGTATCTCTCGACAGAGGTTCAAAATCCCGCCAGAAGATAATACTCCTGGAGAAAGGTTGCACAACGATTGAGAATGTCCTGGGGATTTTACAGAAGGAAGCTGGATCTTCATAG